One stretch of Dissulfurimicrobium hydrothermale DNA includes these proteins:
- a CDS encoding CvpA family protein: protein MWFNTANIHFNILDFIITIIIAITVLRGFFVGFSRSAASLLGILLGFWVGMTHFSILSDRLTPFIKEEIFRSLIAFFLLFILVYMAFIIIGIIIKGLLKTLHLTLVDRIMGGLIGLAKGLILTGVIIFLLTVFLPARSPLLADSLLYPRLSQISQALCALVPDHIKGRFMWKWKQIHHDATEAGIEV, encoded by the coding sequence ATGTGGTTTAATACAGCCAACATACATTTTAATATACTTGACTTTATAATAACAATCATCATCGCCATTACCGTGCTGAGAGGATTTTTTGTGGGCTTCAGCCGCTCGGCAGCCTCACTCCTTGGAATATTGCTGGGTTTTTGGGTAGGCATGACCCATTTCTCAATCCTTTCTGACAGGCTTACACCTTTTATCAAAGAAGAAATATTCAGATCTTTGATCGCATTCTTTCTATTGTTTATCTTGGTCTACATGGCCTTTATAATAATTGGGATCATTATAAAGGGTTTGTTAAAGACCCTCCATCTCACTTTGGTGGACAGGATAATGGGGGGGCTTATAGGCCTTGCAAAGGGTTTGATACTGACAGGCGTGATAATATTTCTGCTTACGGTCTTTTTGCCTGCAAGGAGCCCTCTTCTTGCTGATTCTCTGCTTTATCCAAGGTTAAGTCAGATATCGCAGGCGCTCTGCGCCCTTGTTCCTGATCACATAAAAGGCCGCTTTATGTGGAAATGGAAACAAATCCATCACGATGCTACGGAAGCAGGTATAGAGGTATAG
- a CDS encoding lysophospholipid acyltransferase family protein produces MKHLVLYVTSCPMEVREVSDEFHKTAGTRPTTWIERPLLTVAEIWLSSCRVITAGNAEARSILGSEIPVIIALWHFSLIYILFHFRHRKAVIMVSGSSDGDWVARCIKRWGQIPVRGSRLKGGIKALRDMAGAMRRYNIGAGIVADGSRGPARIAQKGALILSRDTGAPVIPIGFTAKPAIMFNSWDKTILPWPFSKIVLTYGKPFYVPNDARGPALESYRKLLEDELNQATTMAENVLTAGQNNR; encoded by the coding sequence TTGAAGCATTTGGTACTTTATGTTACCTCATGCCCTATGGAAGTGCGAGAGGTTTCAGATGAATTTCACAAAACAGCTGGAACGAGACCGACCACCTGGATTGAAAGACCCCTTCTTACTGTAGCCGAGATATGGCTTTCGTCGTGCAGGGTTATTACAGCCGGAAACGCGGAGGCAAGATCTATCCTCGGATCGGAGATACCTGTTATAATCGCACTGTGGCATTTCAGCCTTATATACATCTTGTTTCATTTCAGACACCGCAAAGCGGTCATCATGGTTAGCGGCAGCTCAGATGGCGATTGGGTGGCACGCTGCATCAAAAGATGGGGACAGATACCTGTAAGGGGTTCAAGGCTCAAGGGAGGTATAAAGGCCTTAAGAGATATGGCCGGGGCCATGAGGCGTTACAATATTGGAGCCGGTATAGTGGCGGATGGCTCCCGGGGCCCTGCTCGCATTGCGCAAAAGGGTGCCCTGATTCTTTCCAGGGATACCGGAGCACCGGTCATACCTATTGGATTTACAGCAAAACCAGCAATCATGTTCAACAGTTGGGACAAAACGATCCTTCCTTGGCCATTCTCAAAAATTGTACTGACATATGGAAAACCTTTTTACGTACCCAATGATGCAAGGGGACCGGCCCTTGAATCGTATCGAAAACTCCTAGAAGATGAATTAAATCAGGCTACAACGATGGCCGAAAACGTATTGACAGCAGGGCAAAACAACCGATGA
- the xseB gene encoding exodeoxyribonuclease VII small subunit has product MSSKKMRFEAAMSRLEGIVGELESERLSLEDALKLYEEGIKLARYCATYLDSIERRIDELAKGDDGIVIRPSDIDKEVDKS; this is encoded by the coding sequence ATGTCTAGTAAAAAAATGCGTTTTGAGGCAGCCATGTCAAGGCTCGAAGGGATTGTCGGTGAGCTTGAATCAGAAAGGCTTTCTCTTGAAGACGCCTTGAAGCTCTACGAAGAAGGGATAAAACTTGCTAGGTACTGTGCGACATATCTCGATTCGATAGAAAGAAGGATAGATGAACTTGCAAAAGGGGATGACGGGATTGTTATAAGGCCCTCAGATATAGATAAAGAGGTGGACAAGTCTTGA
- a CDS encoding polyprenyl synthetase family protein: MNASLETYLKKQISKIDSALERLLPIETGLSGPVFEAMRYSLMAGGKRLRPILLLAGAEAVGGNAADFIPFACAIECIHTYSLIHDDLPSMDDDDLRRGRPTCHKVFGEAVAILAGDGLLTFAFELMSNKDLIGHIPPERANRAIFIIAKAAGPFGMVGGQTADILLEGRDADPGMLSFIHSHKTGAMIQASVEAGGILGEGTREEVEWLSRYGAALGLAFQIVDDILDIEGERAIIGKPVGSDAKKKKITYPAVFGMAEAKRKAAILLDEALSAIAHFDEKAEPLRALARYVVERDR; the protein is encoded by the coding sequence TTGAACGCCAGCCTTGAAACTTATTTAAAGAAACAAATCTCAAAGATAGATTCCGCTTTGGAGAGATTGCTGCCCATAGAGACTGGCCTGTCCGGACCGGTCTTCGAGGCTATGCGCTATAGTTTGATGGCAGGTGGAAAGAGGCTGCGCCCGATTCTGCTCCTCGCAGGTGCTGAAGCGGTCGGAGGCAATGCAGCGGATTTCATCCCTTTTGCCTGCGCAATTGAATGCATTCATACATATTCGCTCATTCATGATGATCTTCCCTCTATGGATGATGACGATCTCAGAAGGGGCCGACCTACCTGTCATAAGGTATTCGGAGAGGCGGTGGCTATACTTGCCGGAGACGGTTTATTGACCTTTGCCTTTGAACTCATGAGCAATAAAGATTTGATAGGTCATATACCGCCAGAGCGTGCAAATAGGGCCATCTTTATCATTGCCAAGGCTGCTGGGCCATTCGGCATGGTAGGCGGGCAGACGGCCGATATACTCCTTGAGGGCAGGGACGCTGATCCAGGTATGTTGTCCTTTATTCATAGCCATAAGACAGGGGCCATGATCCAGGCGTCTGTTGAGGCTGGCGGGATCTTGGGTGAAGGGACCCGGGAGGAGGTGGAGTGGCTAAGTAGATATGGGGCGGCCTTGGGCCTTGCCTTTCAAATTGTAGACGATATCCTTGATATTGAAGGCGAGAGGGCTATTATAGGAAAGCCTGTAGGTTCCGATGCAAAAAAGAAAAAGATCACATATCCTGCCGTATTTGGAATGGCCGAGGCAAAGAGAAAGGCTGCCATCCTGCTCGACGAGGCGTTGTCAGCCATCGCCCATTTTGATGAAAAGGCCGAACCGCTTCGGGCCTTAGCCCGCTATGTGGTCGAGAGGGATAGATGA
- the dxs gene encoding 1-deoxy-D-xylulose-5-phosphate synthase codes for MPGFLDTIHSPKDIKGLKPKELNELALEIRKKIVETVSNTGGHLAPSLGVVELAIAIHYVFNAPEDRVIWDVGHQAYAHKLLTGRVCKFHTLRQFKGISGFPKRSESPYDSLDTGHSSTSISAGLGMTTALRLKGEPGKVIAVIGDGSMTAGLAFEALNNAGHLRRDIIVILNDNEMSISPNVGALSSFLSRKLTGKLISRLKMEIESFLKRSGTGEQIWTLLKKSEDSLKSLFTPGMLFEALQFEYVGPLPGHNLEILIETLQNVSKIPGPILLHVLTKKGKGYPPAERRPEDFHGVGPFEISTGEPKTTKKSVPPTYTSVFGQTLIKLAKDDKRIVAITAAMPSGTGLSAFAREFPERFFDVGIAEQHAVTFAAGLAIEGLRPIVAIYSTFLQRAYDQVIHDVCLTAQPVVFAIDRGGLVGDDGPTHHGAFDISFLRVVPNLIIMSPKDENELQHMLFTAFKHNGPAAIRYPRGEGVGVSMDWELKEIPIGSWEMLSEGPDVAILAVGQHVKTALLAAEKLALNGFNATIVNARFIKPLDKELLARVSSFTNGRLITVEENALMGGFGSAVLEGLSDLGCLPKKVVRLGLPDRFIEHGTQAILREVLGLDVETIAGEALALIRGADGP; via the coding sequence ATGCCCGGGTTTCTTGACACCATCCATTCACCAAAAGATATAAAAGGGCTCAAACCAAAAGAATTGAATGAACTTGCCCTCGAGATCCGCAAGAAGATCGTAGAGACTGTCTCTAATACAGGCGGGCACTTGGCGCCAAGCCTTGGCGTTGTAGAGCTCGCTATAGCTATACACTATGTTTTTAACGCACCCGAAGACAGAGTTATATGGGATGTCGGACATCAGGCCTATGCCCACAAGCTTCTGACCGGGAGGGTTTGTAAATTTCATACACTTCGACAGTTCAAAGGCATAAGTGGTTTTCCAAAACGCAGTGAGAGCCCTTATGACTCCCTTGATACAGGACACAGCAGCACATCCATCTCGGCAGGACTTGGAATGACCACCGCCCTAAGGCTCAAAGGTGAGCCCGGTAAGGTGATAGCCGTCATCGGAGATGGCTCAATGACCGCCGGCCTTGCGTTCGAGGCCTTGAACAATGCAGGTCACCTGAGGAGGGACATAATCGTCATATTAAATGACAATGAGATGTCCATATCTCCGAACGTGGGTGCGCTTTCCTCTTTTTTGAGTAGAAAACTCACAGGCAAGCTGATATCTAGGCTCAAGATGGAGATAGAGTCCTTTTTGAAACGCTCCGGCACTGGTGAACAGATATGGACGTTATTGAAAAAAAGCGAGGATTCCCTCAAGAGTCTTTTTACCCCAGGTATGCTTTTTGAGGCCCTTCAGTTTGAATATGTCGGCCCTTTGCCCGGCCATAACCTTGAAATATTGATAGAGACGCTCCAGAATGTAAGTAAGATCCCCGGCCCAATCCTTCTGCACGTGCTTACCAAGAAAGGTAAGGGTTATCCACCGGCCGAAAGGCGCCCAGAGGACTTTCATGGCGTCGGTCCGTTTGAGATATCAACGGGTGAACCAAAGACGACCAAAAAATCAGTACCTCCTACCTATACCTCTGTCTTTGGCCAGACACTGATCAAGTTGGCCAAAGATGATAAACGTATAGTCGCCATAACTGCAGCTATGCCGTCAGGCACCGGACTCAGCGCCTTTGCAAGGGAGTTCCCGGAGCGCTTTTTTGACGTTGGCATTGCAGAGCAACATGCCGTGACCTTTGCAGCAGGCCTTGCTATTGAGGGATTAAGGCCGATTGTCGCTATCTATTCGACCTTTTTACAAAGGGCCTACGATCAGGTCATTCATGATGTGTGCCTCACCGCCCAGCCAGTTGTATTTGCAATAGACAGAGGTGGGCTCGTAGGAGACGACGGTCCAACACACCATGGTGCATTTGATATAAGTTTTTTGAGGGTGGTTCCGAATCTCATCATCATGTCACCGAAGGATGAAAACGAACTTCAGCACATGTTGTTTACCGCATTCAAACACAATGGGCCTGCTGCTATTCGGTACCCGAGGGGGGAAGGCGTTGGGGTAAGCATGGATTGGGAGTTAAAAGAAATACCCATCGGCAGTTGGGAAATGCTTTCAGAAGGCCCTGACGTCGCTATTCTTGCCGTAGGACAGCATGTCAAAACCGCCCTTCTTGCCGCGGAGAAGCTTGCATTGAATGGATTTAATGCAACTATAGTAAACGCCCGTTTCATAAAACCTCTAGACAAAGAACTGTTGGCCAGGGTTTCATCCTTTACAAATGGCAGACTTATCACGGTTGAGGAGAATGCACTTATGGGGGGGTTCGGTTCTGCCGTTCTCGAAGGATTGAGCGACCTTGGCTGTTTGCCTAAAAAAGTGGTGAGGCTCGGCCTGCCTGATAGATTCATTGAGCATGGAACACAGGCGATACTTAGAGAGGTGCTTGGACTCGATGTGGAGACAATAGCCGGTGAGGCCTTGGCCCTCATCAGGGGTGCTGATGGACCTTAA
- a CDS encoding YkgJ family cysteine cluster protein — MDLKKPLWPLFEFVTQLYLISPHGGLEDLIQELPDDLKLLDIIYKQPSMLIRPIASVFDNLALIKKGRDITLPDIRDEDGKELPLFDAMISLTKQRVLEYELEAINSALCGPCSCVLCCTGPDLSARQEFFEIPLLDEEISLFSRFPIVDSMKSRAKTAYSEPELEIDGAPFYKRPSAIYHWATGYSLILVRGAACPHLNASGSCNIYSSRPVACRKPQIFPFVIERLSGRHQDAAERYLRRDALLAIWDCPYVKEFKAEIITYARLCNLTCIFKENKA, encoded by the coding sequence ATGGACCTTAAAAAACCCCTCTGGCCCCTTTTTGAGTTTGTAACACAATTATATCTGATTAGCCCTCATGGCGGGCTGGAAGATCTAATTCAAGAACTTCCTGACGATCTCAAACTGTTGGATATAATATACAAACAGCCATCTATGCTCATTAGACCGATTGCCAGCGTCTTTGACAATCTGGCCTTGATCAAGAAGGGGCGAGACATAACCCTACCTGACATAAGAGATGAAGATGGTAAAGAGCTTCCTTTGTTCGATGCGATGATTTCTTTGACAAAACAGAGGGTGCTTGAGTATGAACTCGAGGCCATAAATTCCGCCTTGTGCGGTCCCTGTAGCTGTGTTTTGTGCTGTACTGGGCCTGATTTATCGGCAAGACAGGAATTTTTTGAGATACCACTTCTTGACGAGGAGATTTCGCTCTTCAGCAGGTTTCCGATTGTTGATTCCATGAAGTCGCGTGCAAAAACGGCTTATTCAGAGCCTGAACTTGAAATAGATGGCGCCCCATTTTATAAAAGACCTTCGGCCATCTATCATTGGGCCACAGGGTATAGTTTAATATTGGTAAGAGGTGCGGCATGTCCACATCTCAATGCTTCAGGCAGTTGCAATATATATTCTAGCAGACCGGTTGCCTGCAGAAAGCCGCAGATATTTCCGTTCGTAATAGAGAGGCTCTCGGGCCGTCACCAGGATGCTGCAGAGAGATATTTAAGGCGCGATGCGCTCCTTGCGATATGGGATTGCCCGTACGTTAAGGAGTTCAAGGCCGAGATCATCACATATGCCAGACTCTGTAATTTGACTTGCATTTTTAAAGAAAACAAGGCATAA
- the ppsA gene encoding phosphoenolpyruvate synthase yields the protein MGNGPLILWFDQIGIKDVPLVGGKNASLGEMYQRLSSKGVNVPNGFAITADAYKYLLKDAGIEQTIRNALDGLDTHNIADLRKKGRAVREIVLGAKFPAALETEIVKAYRALEKAYNQPNVDVAVRSSATAEDLPDASFAGQQETYLNIRGPERLIEACHKCFASLFTDRAISYRHDKGFGHFDVYLSIAVQKMIRSDSASSGVMFTMDTESGFDKVVYITGAFGLGENVVQGAVNPDEFYVFKPTLKAGYRPIIHKKLGLKHKKMVYTDDPKAPVRNLPTTKSERNSFVLSDDELLTLARWACTIEEHYGKAMDIEWAKDGDGSSVGTGKLFIVQARPETVHSQRKTEFIETYVLKEKGKLLVTGNAIGSKIGKGEITVIKSVNDITKFKAGQILVTDMTDPDWEPIMKIASAIVTNRGGRTCHAAIISRELGIPCVVGTENGTEILKDVKLATVSCAEGEQGKVYEGILDFEIQRFDLTELPKTKTKIMMNVGIPEQAFDQGQMPNDGVGLARLEFIINSHIGIHPLALLNYNELKKKSRKDEKIKEIIKSIDAKTIGYEDKTRFFIDTLAQGTAKIAAGFWPNDVIVRLSDFKSNEYANLIGGSLFEPTEHNPMIGWRGASRYYSPAFEPAFALECKALAMVRDEMGLTNVKVMIPFCRTVEEGKRVIEVMKKYGLCQGENGLEVYVMCEIPSNVILADQFAEVFDGFSIGSNDLTQLTLGLDRDSELVSHIYDERNEAVKRLVRQVIQTAKKAKRKIGICGQAPSDFPDFAEFLVECGIDSMSLTPDTALKTRLMVAKKEKDLGMMP from the coding sequence ATGGGTAACGGGCCTTTGATATTGTGGTTTGATCAAATAGGGATAAAAGATGTTCCCCTGGTTGGCGGCAAGAACGCATCTCTTGGCGAGATGTACCAGAGACTTAGTTCAAAAGGTGTAAATGTCCCCAATGGTTTTGCCATCACCGCTGATGCCTATAAGTATCTTCTTAAAGACGCTGGCATCGAACAGACCATACGCAATGCCTTGGATGGGCTGGATACGCATAATATAGCTGATCTCAGAAAGAAAGGCAGGGCGGTTAGAGAAATTGTGCTGGGCGCTAAATTCCCTGCCGCCTTGGAGACGGAGATCGTAAAGGCCTATCGTGCCCTTGAAAAGGCATACAATCAACCGAACGTGGATGTCGCTGTGCGGTCTTCAGCTACAGCCGAAGATCTTCCCGATGCCTCTTTTGCCGGTCAGCAGGAGACATATCTCAATATAAGAGGGCCTGAACGTTTGATCGAGGCCTGCCATAAATGTTTTGCAAGTCTTTTTACTGATAGGGCTATTTCATATCGGCACGACAAAGGTTTTGGACATTTTGATGTATATCTCTCTATAGCTGTCCAAAAGATGATTAGAAGCGATAGCGCAAGTTCAGGCGTTATGTTTACTATGGATACAGAAAGTGGTTTTGATAAGGTTGTTTATATAACTGGCGCCTTTGGGCTTGGCGAAAATGTCGTTCAGGGGGCGGTGAATCCTGACGAATTTTACGTCTTCAAACCTACGCTTAAAGCAGGCTATCGGCCTATAATCCATAAAAAGCTTGGGCTCAAACATAAAAAGATGGTCTATACGGATGATCCAAAAGCACCTGTTCGTAACCTACCGACAACCAAAAGTGAGAGGAATAGTTTTGTGTTGTCGGATGACGAGCTCCTAACGCTTGCCAGGTGGGCATGCACCATAGAAGAACACTATGGTAAGGCTATGGATATAGAATGGGCAAAAGACGGCGACGGTTCATCCGTAGGCACAGGAAAGCTCTTTATAGTTCAGGCAAGACCGGAGACCGTGCATTCTCAGAGAAAAACCGAATTTATAGAGACTTATGTGCTTAAAGAAAAAGGGAAATTGCTTGTGACTGGAAACGCTATAGGTTCAAAGATAGGCAAGGGTGAGATAACCGTCATTAAAAGCGTAAATGATATTACAAAATTCAAGGCCGGGCAGATACTGGTTACGGATATGACCGACCCTGACTGGGAGCCGATCATGAAGATAGCGTCTGCAATTGTCACAAATAGAGGGGGGCGCACATGTCATGCCGCCATTATTTCACGTGAACTCGGCATACCCTGTGTAGTTGGCACAGAAAATGGGACTGAGATATTGAAAGATGTAAAACTTGCGACGGTTTCATGTGCAGAAGGCGAACAAGGCAAGGTATATGAAGGCATCCTTGATTTTGAGATCCAGCGGTTTGATTTGACGGAACTCCCGAAGACCAAGACAAAGATCATGATGAATGTCGGCATCCCTGAGCAGGCATTTGATCAGGGACAGATGCCGAATGACGGTGTAGGGCTCGCACGGCTTGAATTCATTATCAATTCCCATATCGGGATACATCCGCTCGCTCTTTTAAACTATAACGAATTAAAGAAGAAAAGCAGGAAAGACGAAAAAATAAAGGAAATAATCAAGTCTATTGATGCAAAGACAATCGGATATGAAGATAAAACCAGGTTTTTTATAGATACCCTTGCCCAGGGGACCGCAAAGATTGCGGCTGGTTTCTGGCCAAACGACGTCATAGTCCGCTTGTCCGATTTCAAAAGCAACGAATATGCAAACCTGATTGGCGGTTCTCTGTTTGAGCCTACCGAACATAATCCGATGATAGGATGGAGAGGGGCATCGCGCTACTATTCACCGGCATTTGAGCCCGCCTTTGCCCTTGAATGCAAGGCCCTTGCGATGGTCCGCGATGAAATGGGGCTTACAAACGTAAAGGTCATGATACCATTCTGTCGGACTGTCGAAGAAGGTAAAAGGGTCATAGAAGTAATGAAAAAATATGGACTTTGCCAGGGAGAAAATGGACTTGAGGTATATGTTATGTGCGAAATCCCCAGCAATGTCATACTTGCAGACCAGTTTGCCGAGGTATTTGATGGATTCTCGATTGGTTCAAACGATTTGACTCAGCTTACCCTTGGACTGGACCGCGATTCAGAGTTGGTTTCGCATATATATGATGAAAGAAATGAGGCGGTAAAGAGATTGGTAAGACAGGTCATTCAAACAGCTAAAAAGGCGAAGAGGAAGATTGGAATCTGCGGCCAGGCGCCAAGCGACTTTCCTGATTTTGCAGAATTTCTTGTGGAGTGCGGCATAGATTCCATGAGCCTCACTCCTGATACTGCCTTAAAAACCAGGCTCATGGTCGCCAAAAAGGAAAAAGATCTTGGGATGATGCCATAA
- a CDS encoding nicotinamide mononucleotide transporter encodes MKNFITWGLASLSILGAVLNIKKRRSGFAVYTAANIGWVFVDLYYGIYAQAVLFLVFTALSTWGWIEWGNKKWHRI; translated from the coding sequence ATGAAAAATTTTATCACTTGGGGATTGGCTAGTTTAAGTATATTGGGTGCAGTTTTAAATATAAAAAAAAGGCGATCCGGTTTCGCCGTATATACCGCCGCAAATATAGGATGGGTATTTGTTGATCTATATTATGGGATATATGCACAGGCAGTACTCTTTCTTGTATTTACCGCTCTTTCAACATGGGGTTGGATAGAATGGGGAAATAAAAAGTGGCATAGAATATAG
- a CDS encoding archease, with the protein MERTSLFETFEHGADIGIRGIGPTLEQAFENGAKALFSIIVINFSSIKPVNIYQISCFSFDLEPLFTSWINQLLAEADINRCIFSDFKINHLDLDNFRLSALAFGEFFDTNRFERGVDVKGATFTELKVYKRDGFWIAQCVVDV; encoded by the coding sequence ATGGAAAGGACCTCCCTCTTCGAGACATTTGAGCACGGTGCCGACATTGGAATAAGAGGTATTGGGCCTACGCTAGAACAGGCTTTTGAAAATGGGGCAAAGGCCCTTTTTTCAATCATAGTAATTAATTTTAGTTCGATTAAACCAGTAAATATATATCAAATTTCATGTTTTTCTTTTGATCTTGAGCCGCTTTTCACCTCGTGGATTAATCAACTTTTAGCTGAGGCCGACATAAATCGGTGTATCTTTTCGGACTTTAAGATCAACCATCTCGACCTAGATAATTTCAGACTGTCTGCCCTCGCCTTTGGAGAATTTTTTGATACTAATAGGTTTGAAAGGGGTGTGGATGTCAAGGGGGCAACCTTTACTGAACTTAAAGTTTATAAGCGTGACGGGTTTTGGATAGCCCAGTGTGTGGTGGATGTATAA
- a CDS encoding RtcB family protein has protein sequence MNINRLKRLDECQWEIPIFDDMHVPAIIYADRALIEEMDEKVYDQIANVASLPGIVKAAIAMPDAHWGYGFPIGGVAAFDPDQDGIISVGGVGYDISCGVRTMITGLTRQEIAPKIKTLVDKLFETVPSGVGSEGKIRLSPAKLDDVLIGGARWAIELGYGVPEDLDYIEEHGCITGADPSCVSETAKKRQYRQVGTLGSGNHYLEIQYIEEIFHQPSADAMGLKKNDVVVAIHCGSRALGHQIGTDYIQILGQASRKYNIPIKERELVCAPIRSSEGEAYYKAMACGVNCALANRQVIGHLVRQVFNDIFSGPEVKILYDVSHNTCKIENHYVDGEIKRLYVHRKGATRAFGPGRTELPEKFRGIGQPVFIGGTMGTHSYILVGQEKGEALVWGSACHGAGRAMSRNAALKRWKGKDVIQRLADKGIIVRTASYRGAAEEAPDAYKDVSAVVDAIDRAGLARKVARVKPMACIKG, from the coding sequence GTGAATATCAATAGACTGAAGCGGTTGGATGAATGCCAGTGGGAGATACCTATCTTTGATGATATGCATGTACCGGCCATAATCTATGCTGACCGTGCCCTAATCGAAGAAATGGATGAGAAGGTGTATGACCAAATCGCCAATGTCGCCAGTCTCCCTGGCATTGTTAAGGCTGCGATAGCGATGCCTGATGCCCATTGGGGTTACGGTTTCCCGATAGGCGGTGTGGCTGCATTTGATCCTGATCAAGATGGGATCATCTCGGTAGGTGGCGTTGGTTATGATATATCCTGCGGTGTGCGAACTATGATCACTGGTCTTACACGGCAAGAGATTGCCCCTAAGATCAAGACCTTGGTAGATAAACTCTTTGAAACAGTGCCTTCCGGGGTTGGTTCGGAGGGAAAGATACGACTTTCTCCTGCTAAATTGGATGACGTACTTATCGGCGGTGCAAGGTGGGCGATAGAGCTGGGATATGGCGTGCCCGAAGATCTCGATTATATCGAGGAGCATGGGTGCATTACAGGGGCCGATCCATCGTGCGTGTCTGAAACCGCAAAAAAACGACAATACAGGCAGGTTGGAACCTTGGGTTCCGGCAATCATTATCTTGAGATTCAATATATAGAGGAGATATTTCATCAACCTTCAGCGGATGCTATGGGTCTTAAAAAGAACGATGTTGTGGTGGCTATCCACTGCGGTTCCAGGGCGCTCGGTCATCAAATCGGGACTGACTACATCCAAATACTCGGCCAGGCGTCTAGAAAATATAATATACCGATAAAAGAAAGGGAGCTTGTATGCGCGCCCATAAGATCTTCTGAGGGCGAGGCATATTACAAAGCAATGGCTTGCGGGGTGAATTGCGCCCTTGCCAATCGCCAGGTCATCGGCCATCTGGTACGCCAGGTCTTTAATGATATCTTTTCAGGGCCTGAGGTAAAGATTCTCTATGATGTCAGCCACAACACCTGCAAGATCGAAAATCATTATGTGGACGGGGAAATAAAGCGGCTATATGTGCATAGAAAGGGTGCGACAAGGGCATTTGGACCGGGGAGAACGGAGTTGCCCGAGAAATTTAGGGGGATCGGACAGCCTGTGTTTATTGGCGGGACGATGGGGACACATTCATATATATTGGTTGGCCAAGAAAAAGGCGAGGCCCTTGTTTGGGGTTCGGCATGCCATGGCGCTGGCCGTGCTATGAGTAGAAATGCCGCCTTAAAAAGGTGGAAAGGCAAAGATGTGATTCAACGTCTTGCGGACAAAGGCATAATAGTCCGTACAGCAAGCTATAGAGGTGCAGCGGAAGAGGCCCCTGACGCCTATAAAGACGTTTCGGCGGTTGTAGACGCCATAGACAGGGCTGGGCTTGCAAGGAAAGTTGCACGGGTGAAACCGATGGCGTGCATCAAGGGTTGA